In the Terriglobales bacterium genome, one interval contains:
- a CDS encoding 2-oxoacid:ferredoxin oxidoreductase subunit beta — MASTPTATPEPKANRIGLNVIDYRGGKTTLCAGCGHNAISERIVDAMFEMGVMPERVIKMSGIGCSSKSPAYFMSRSHSFNSVHGRMPSVTTGAVLANQHLMALGVSGDGDSASIGIGQFVHLMRRNLPMIYIIEDNGVYGLTKGQFSATADLGSKLKTGVINDLPPIDTCALAIQLGASFVGRSFSGDKRQLFAMLKAAIAHKGTVMLDVISPCVTFNDHEGSTKSYKFMKDHDEPLHDITFVPAFEEIDVEYDPGTTVDVTMHDGSHLRLRKINEDHDPTDKLKALGLLAEAHEKGEVLTGVFYIDPKKPTFIDLLNMTDKPLATLPESVVRPPKSVLDEIMADLK; from the coding sequence ATGGCGAGCACACCGACCGCCACACCGGAGCCGAAGGCCAACCGCATCGGCCTGAACGTCATCGATTATCGCGGAGGCAAGACCACGCTGTGCGCCGGATGCGGACATAACGCCATCTCGGAGCGCATCGTGGACGCCATGTTCGAGATGGGCGTCATGCCGGAGCGCGTCATCAAGATGTCGGGCATCGGCTGTTCTTCGAAGAGCCCGGCATATTTTATGAGCCGGTCGCACAGCTTCAATTCGGTGCATGGGCGCATGCCCTCGGTCACCACCGGCGCCGTGCTGGCCAACCAGCACCTGATGGCGCTGGGTGTCTCCGGCGACGGCGACAGCGCCTCCATCGGCATCGGCCAGTTCGTGCACCTGATGCGCCGCAATCTCCCCATGATCTACATCATCGAGGACAACGGGGTGTACGGCCTGACCAAGGGACAGTTCTCGGCCACCGCCGACCTCGGTTCCAAGCTGAAGACGGGAGTCATCAACGACCTGCCGCCGATCGATACCTGCGCCCTGGCTATCCAACTTGGGGCGTCGTTCGTGGGCCGCTCCTTCTCCGGCGACAAGAGGCAGCTCTTCGCCATGCTCAAGGCCGCGATCGCCCATAAGGGAACGGTGATGCTCGACGTGATCTCGCCCTGCGTGACCTTCAACGATCACGAGGGCTCGACCAAGAGCTACAAGTTCATGAAAGACCACGACGAGCCGCTGCACGACATCACCTTCGTGCCCGCCTTCGAAGAGATCGACGTGGAGTACGACCCGGGTACGACGGTGGACGTCACCATGCACGACGGCTCGCACCTTCGGCTGCGCAAGATCAACGAGGACCACGATCCCACCGACAAACTCAAGGCGCTCGGCCTGCTGGCCGAGGCGCATGAGAAGGGCGAGGTCCTGACCGGCGTGTTCTACATCGATCCGAAGAAACCGACCTTCATCGACCTGCTCAACATGACCGACAAGCCGCTGGCCACGCTGCCGGAGTCCGTCGTCCGCCCGCCCAAGAGCGTGCTGGACGAGATCATGGCGGACCTGAAGTAG
- a CDS encoding 2-oxoacid:acceptor oxidoreductase subunit alpha, giving the protein MASSDIAVREAPRGPERDRVKNDVSIQVATVNGSGSQSSNSVLLRSIFQMGIPISGKNLFPSNIAGLPTWYTIRANKDGYIGRKKEIDILVAMNAETAVEDVKSLSPGAAVVYDEPLNLASLRQDLTFYSVPYDKLVAPVCPEPKLRKLVKNMIYVGVVAWLLDIEMAEVEKAIRKQFASKVKAANLNLAAAQAGFDYAKSSLTKADPFHLARMDKTAGKIIIDGNSAAAMGAMFGGATVVAWYPITPSSSLAESLIDYMREYRIGPDGKATFAVVQAEDELAAIGMVIGAGWAGARAMTATSGPGISLMAEFVGLAYYVEVPAVIWDIQRVGPSTGLPTRTSQGDLLSTAVLSHGDTKHLMLLPASVSECFDFGIEAFELAEQFQTPVFVMSDLDLGMNNWMSDPFQYPTKPIKRGKVLSREELERMGSFARYRDVDGDGVGYRTLPGTEHPSAAYFTRGSGHNEKAQYSERPDDFEKNMERLARKFETARSFVPKPEILGDGKAKIGIIAYGTSHWGLVEARDQMRNEYNLETDYLRLRAYPFTKEVVDFIDQHERVYVVEQNRDRQMFDLLRLDLTPERITKLRSIAHIHGLPLDARSVTDELISMEGK; this is encoded by the coding sequence ATGGCCTCCAGTGATATCGCTGTCCGGGAAGCTCCGCGCGGGCCCGAGCGGGACCGGGTCAAGAACGATGTGAGCATCCAGGTCGCGACCGTCAACGGTTCGGGATCGCAGTCGTCGAACTCGGTGCTTTTGCGCAGCATCTTCCAGATGGGCATTCCGATCTCGGGCAAGAACCTGTTCCCTTCGAACATCGCCGGGCTTCCGACCTGGTACACCATCCGGGCCAACAAGGACGGGTACATCGGCCGCAAGAAGGAGATCGACATCCTGGTGGCCATGAACGCCGAGACCGCGGTCGAGGACGTGAAGTCGCTCTCGCCCGGCGCGGCCGTGGTTTATGACGAGCCGCTCAACCTGGCCAGCCTGCGCCAGGACCTGACTTTCTACTCCGTGCCTTACGACAAGCTGGTGGCGCCGGTCTGTCCCGAGCCCAAGCTGCGCAAGCTGGTCAAGAACATGATCTACGTCGGGGTGGTGGCCTGGCTGCTCGACATTGAGATGGCCGAGGTCGAGAAGGCCATCCGCAAGCAGTTCGCCAGCAAGGTCAAGGCCGCCAACCTGAACCTGGCTGCGGCCCAGGCCGGCTTCGATTACGCGAAATCGTCGCTCACCAAGGCCGACCCCTTTCACCTGGCGCGCATGGACAAGACCGCGGGCAAGATCATCATTGATGGCAATTCGGCGGCGGCGATGGGGGCCATGTTCGGCGGGGCCACGGTGGTTGCCTGGTATCCGATCACCCCGTCCTCCTCGCTGGCCGAGTCGTTGATCGATTACATGCGCGAGTACCGCATCGGCCCCGACGGAAAAGCCACCTTCGCCGTCGTGCAAGCGGAAGACGAGTTGGCCGCGATCGGCATGGTGATTGGCGCCGGCTGGGCGGGGGCCCGCGCCATGACTGCGACCTCCGGCCCGGGCATCTCGCTCATGGCAGAGTTCGTCGGCCTGGCGTACTACGTCGAGGTGCCGGCGGTCATTTGGGACATTCAGCGGGTCGGCCCCTCCACCGGCCTGCCGACGCGCACCTCCCAAGGAGACTTGCTCTCCACCGCGGTGCTCTCCCACGGCGACACCAAGCACCTGATGCTACTGCCGGCTTCGGTCAGCGAGTGCTTCGATTTTGGGATCGAGGCCTTCGAGCTGGCGGAGCAGTTCCAGACGCCGGTCTTCGTCATGTCGGACCTTGACCTGGGCATGAACAACTGGATGAGCGACCCCTTCCAGTACCCCACCAAGCCGATCAAGCGGGGCAAGGTGCTTTCCAGGGAGGAGCTGGAGCGCATGGGCAGCTTCGCCCGCTACCGGGACGTGGATGGCGACGGCGTTGGCTACCGCACGCTCCCCGGCACCGAGCACCCCTCAGCCGCCTACTTCACCCGCGGCAGCGGCCATAACGAGAAGGCGCAGTACTCCGAGCGTCCCGACGACTTCGAGAAGAACATGGAACGCCTGGCGCGCAAGTTCGAGACCGCGCGCTCCTTCGTGCCTAAGCCGGAGATCCTGGGCGACGGCAAGGCGAAGATCGGGATCATCGCCTACGGCACCTCGCACTGGGGCCTGGTGGAAGCCCGCGATCAGATGCGCAACGAGTACAACCTGGAGACCGACTACCTCCGCCTCCGCGCCTATCCGTTCACCAAGGAAGTGGTGGACTTCATCGACCAGCACGAGCGCGTGTACGTGGTGGAGCAGAACCGGGACCGCCAGATGTTCGACCTGCTCCGTCTCGACCTGACCCCGGAGCGCATCACCAAGCTGCGCAGCATCGCCCATATCCACGGATTGCCGCTCGATGCGCGCTCCGTGACCGACGAACTGATCTCCATGGAGGGGAAGTAA
- a CDS encoding acetyl-CoA carboxylase carboxyltransferase subunit alpha, translated as MEASAAATHMDPASKAQRELQNIEREIERLEAAAGDNQDAQRQLHRLHDQVEALRHQLYAHLTAFQKTEMARHPQRPYTLDYAERVFRDWTELHGDRGFSDDPAIVCGFARFHGDEVMIIGHQKARDTKQKVYRNFGMPNPEGYRKALRFMKLAEKFGRPIFTLVDTPGAYPGMGAEERGQAEAIARNLREMARLRVPIITTVTGEGGSGGALAIAVADRVLMMENTIYSVISPEGCASIMWRDSGKKEAAAQALKITPKELQELGCIDDIVPEPEGGAHTDHEAAAALLDAALQQHYAALKGKSGDDLVASRYEKFRHMAQFFSLV; from the coding sequence GTGGAAGCATCGGCTGCCGCAACGCACATGGATCCAGCCTCCAAAGCCCAGCGCGAACTGCAGAACATCGAGCGCGAGATCGAGCGCCTGGAGGCCGCCGCCGGCGACAACCAGGATGCCCAGCGACAACTCCACCGCCTGCACGACCAGGTGGAGGCTCTTCGCCATCAGCTCTATGCTCACCTGACCGCTTTCCAGAAGACGGAAATGGCGCGCCATCCGCAACGTCCTTATACCCTCGATTATGCCGAGCGCGTCTTCCGCGATTGGACGGAGCTGCACGGGGACCGCGGTTTCAGCGATGACCCCGCCATCGTGTGCGGCTTCGCCCGCTTCCATGGCGACGAGGTCATGATCATCGGCCACCAGAAGGCCCGCGACACCAAGCAGAAGGTCTATCGCAACTTCGGAATGCCCAACCCTGAGGGCTATCGCAAGGCCCTGCGCTTCATGAAGCTGGCGGAGAAATTCGGCCGGCCGATCTTCACCTTGGTGGACACGCCCGGCGCCTACCCGGGCATGGGCGCGGAAGAACGCGGGCAGGCCGAAGCCATCGCCAGGAATCTGCGCGAGATGGCGCGCCTGCGGGTGCCGATCATCACCACGGTCACGGGAGAGGGTGGCTCGGGCGGAGCGCTAGCCATCGCGGTCGCCGATCGCGTCTTGATGATGGAAAACACCATCTACTCGGTCATCTCGCCCGAGGGCTGCGCCTCCATCATGTGGCGCGACTCCGGCAAGAAAGAGGCGGCCGCCCAGGCGCTGAAGATCACACCCAAGGAACTGCAGGAGCTGGGCTGCATCGACGACATCGTGCCCGAGCCCGAGGGCGGGGCCCATACCGACCATGAGGCGGCCGCCGCCCTGCTCGATGCCGCCCTGCAACAGCATTACGCCGCTCTGAAAGGGAAGAGCGGTGACGATCTGGTCGCCTCGCGCTACGAGAAGTTCCGTCACATGGCCCAATTCTTCTCCCTGGTGTAA
- the dnaE gene encoding DNA polymerase III subunit alpha has translation MSRFVHLHLHTDYSLLDGACDVEKLAESAKKLGMPAVAMTDHGNIFGALHFVNACKKQDIKPILGCELYICKKDDHNIERTPPEGDSYNHLVVLAENDEGYRNLVRITSEASLHGFYYKPRISKRFLAEHAQGLIALSGCLKGEVAENLLEGKHAEARAAAGQFREIFGEKNFFIEVQDQGLEQERKIMPGLRRIAQELGAPLVATNDSHYLCEDDAYAQDVMVCIQTGKSIRDTNRMKFQTNQFYLKSGEEMAQVFKDSPEVLARSEEIAERCTVKLGKVKSPFPHFEVPAGYDLDSYFEHITRQGFARRMEALRPLAAAGRLKRSLSDYEQRLAWEIGIIRQMRFSGYFLIVWDFIRYAREHSIPVGPGRGSAAGSLVSYSLQITDLDPLQHELLFERFLNPERVSMPDIDIDFCMNRRGEVIDYVTRKYGREQVAQIITFGTMQAKAAIKDVGRAMDMPYNDVDRIAKMVPHTLNIKLDDAIKESPQLQQAYENESQIRELLDTARKLEGLVRNAGVHAAGVVIAPQPLIELVPLHKTKNDEIVTAFDMSAIEKMGLLKMDFLGLTTLTIVDDTLKLIVQRGGSLDLSQVPLDDEKTYKTVFHSGLTSGVFQFESHGMRDVLRRYQPNSVEDLTALNALYRPGPIQGGMIDDFIDRKWGRKKVEYELPELQQILQETLGVIVYQEQVMQIANRLAGYSLGEADLLRRAMGKKKPEEMAAQRERFLRGALERGFPEKKVVKIFDLMEQFAGYGFNKSHSAAYALLAYHTAYLKTHYPVEFMAALLTSQVGSTDNVVKYINECREMGIPVEPPDVNVSDANFTPHGNAIRFGLAAVKNVGHNAIDSILKARGERFQSIFQFCETVDLRLLNKRVLESLIKAGAMDSLGRRSQLMAVLDKAIERAQKSQRDAESGQHGLFISFSDEAAAPAANDQLPDVPEWDEHQRLAAEKEILGFFITGHPLEKYRDKLLDFSALDTEGICALKSSTGKDEVHTAGIITNLRVLKSKKGDFYAQGTLEDMAGSVDLLVFPEAFRRLGEKVKLEVPVLIRGGVRVEENAGPKVTVSEITPLEQAQPRLPRALRIRVPLETATGATVDALHSICVERKGEAKVLFDVERPGDFMVVMEAEGYNVQPDRAFISRVEELCGRGSVRIID, from the coding sequence ATGTCGCGATTCGTACATCTTCACCTCCATACCGACTATTCGCTGCTCGACGGCGCCTGCGATGTCGAGAAGCTGGCGGAGTCCGCCAAGAAACTCGGCATGCCAGCCGTGGCCATGACCGACCACGGCAACATCTTCGGCGCCCTGCATTTCGTCAACGCTTGCAAGAAGCAGGACATCAAGCCCATCCTCGGCTGCGAGCTCTACATCTGCAAGAAGGACGACCACAACATCGAGCGCACCCCGCCGGAAGGGGATTCCTACAACCATCTGGTCGTATTGGCGGAGAACGACGAGGGCTACCGCAACCTGGTGCGCATCACCAGCGAGGCCTCCTTGCATGGCTTCTACTACAAGCCGAGGATCTCCAAGCGGTTCCTCGCCGAGCACGCGCAGGGGCTCATCGCATTGTCAGGATGCCTGAAGGGAGAGGTCGCCGAGAACCTGCTGGAAGGGAAGCACGCCGAGGCGCGCGCCGCCGCCGGGCAGTTCCGCGAGATATTCGGGGAGAAGAATTTCTTCATCGAGGTGCAGGACCAGGGGCTGGAGCAGGAACGCAAGATCATGCCCGGGCTCCGGCGCATCGCGCAGGAACTGGGAGCGCCGCTGGTCGCTACCAATGACTCCCATTATCTGTGCGAAGACGACGCCTACGCCCAGGACGTCATGGTCTGCATCCAGACCGGCAAGTCGATCCGCGATACCAACCGCATGAAGTTCCAGACCAACCAGTTCTACCTCAAGAGCGGCGAGGAGATGGCACAGGTCTTCAAGGATTCTCCCGAGGTGCTCGCGCGCAGCGAGGAGATCGCCGAGCGCTGCACGGTGAAGCTGGGCAAAGTGAAGTCGCCCTTCCCCCACTTTGAGGTCCCGGCTGGCTACGACCTCGACAGTTATTTCGAGCACATCACGCGGCAGGGGTTCGCCCGCCGGATGGAGGCGCTGCGGCCACTAGCGGCGGCGGGGCGGCTGAAGCGCAGCCTTTCCGATTACGAGCAGCGCCTGGCCTGGGAGATCGGCATCATCCGCCAGATGCGCTTTTCCGGCTACTTCCTGATCGTCTGGGACTTCATCCGCTACGCCCGCGAGCACAGCATCCCGGTCGGCCCGGGACGCGGCTCCGCGGCCGGCTCACTGGTTTCCTACTCGCTGCAGATCACCGACCTGGATCCGCTGCAACACGAGCTGCTGTTCGAGCGCTTCCTCAACCCCGAGCGGGTCTCGATGCCCGACATCGACATCGATTTCTGCATGAACCGTCGCGGCGAGGTCATCGATTACGTCACCCGCAAGTACGGACGGGAGCAGGTGGCGCAGATCATCACCTTCGGGACCATGCAGGCCAAGGCGGCTATCAAGGACGTCGGGCGAGCCATGGACATGCCCTACAACGACGTGGACCGCATCGCCAAGATGGTCCCGCACACCCTGAACATCAAGCTCGACGACGCCATCAAGGAATCGCCGCAGTTGCAACAGGCGTACGAGAACGAGTCCCAGATCCGGGAACTGCTCGACACCGCGCGCAAGCTCGAAGGACTGGTACGCAATGCCGGGGTGCACGCCGCTGGGGTCGTGATCGCTCCCCAGCCGCTCATCGAGCTGGTGCCGCTGCACAAGACCAAGAACGACGAGATCGTCACCGCCTTCGACATGAGCGCCATCGAGAAGATGGGCCTGCTCAAGATGGACTTCCTGGGGCTCACCACCCTGACCATCGTGGACGACACTCTGAAGCTCATCGTCCAGCGGGGCGGCAGCCTCGACCTCAGCCAGGTCCCTCTCGATGACGAGAAGACCTACAAGACCGTTTTCCACAGCGGACTGACGTCAGGCGTGTTCCAGTTCGAATCGCACGGCATGCGCGATGTGCTTCGCCGTTACCAGCCCAACAGCGTCGAGGACCTGACCGCCTTGAACGCGCTCTACCGCCCCGGGCCCATCCAGGGCGGCATGATCGACGACTTTATCGACCGCAAGTGGGGCCGCAAGAAGGTCGAATACGAGCTGCCGGAATTGCAGCAGATCCTGCAGGAGACGCTGGGCGTCATCGTGTACCAGGAACAGGTCATGCAGATCGCCAACCGCCTGGCAGGGTACTCCCTGGGCGAGGCCGACCTGCTGCGCCGCGCCATGGGTAAAAAGAAGCCGGAAGAGATGGCGGCACAGCGGGAACGGTTCCTGCGCGGAGCGCTGGAGCGTGGCTTCCCTGAAAAGAAGGTGGTCAAGATCTTCGACCTGATGGAGCAGTTTGCCGGCTACGGCTTCAACAAGTCGCATTCCGCTGCCTACGCCCTGCTGGCCTATCACACGGCATATCTCAAGACCCACTATCCGGTGGAGTTCATGGCCGCCCTGCTGACCTCGCAAGTGGGCTCAACCGACAACGTGGTCAAGTACATCAACGAGTGCCGCGAGATGGGCATTCCCGTCGAGCCGCCGGACGTGAACGTCTCCGACGCCAACTTCACGCCCCACGGCAACGCCATCCGCTTCGGGCTGGCGGCGGTGAAGAACGTCGGCCACAACGCCATCGACTCCATCTTGAAAGCGCGGGGAGAGCGCTTCCAGTCCATCTTTCAGTTCTGCGAGACGGTGGACCTGCGGCTGCTCAACAAGCGCGTGCTGGAGTCGCTCATCAAGGCGGGCGCGATGGATTCCCTGGGCCGGCGCTCGCAGCTCATGGCGGTGCTGGACAAGGCCATCGAGCGCGCCCAGAAATCGCAACGCGACGCCGAATCCGGCCAGCACGGGTTGTTCATCTCCTTCAGCGACGAGGCCGCGGCCCCGGCGGCCAACGACCAGCTGCCCGACGTCCCCGAGTGGGACGAGCATCAGCGCCTGGCCGCCGAGAAGGAGATCCTCGGCTTCTTCATCACCGGCCATCCGCTGGAGAAATACCGCGACAAGTTGCTGGACTTCAGCGCCCTCGATACCGAAGGCATCTGCGCCCTCAAGTCCTCCACAGGCAAGGACGAGGTCCATACCGCGGGCATCATCACCAACCTGCGCGTGCTCAAGTCCAAGAAGGGCGACTTCTACGCCCAGGGCACGCTGGAAGATATGGCGGGCTCGGTGGACTTGTTGGTCTTTCCGGAGGCGTTTCGCCGCCTGGGGGAGAAGGTGAAGCTGGAAGTGCCGGTACTCATTCGCGGCGGGGTACGGGTGGAGGAGAACGCCGGCCCTAAGGTCACGGTCAGCGAGATCACACCACTGGAGCAGGCCCAGCCCAGGCTGCCTCGGGCGTTGCGCATCCGGGTGCCGCTCGAAACGGCCACCGGCGCCACGGTGGACGCGTTGCATTCGATCTGCGTGGAGCGCAAGGGCGAGGCCAAGGTGTTGTTCGACGTGGAACGCCCCGGCGACTTTATGGTGGTCATGGAAGCCGAGGGCTATAATGTGCAACCGGACCGGGCCTTCATCAGCCGGGTCGAGGAATTGTGCGGGCGTGGCAGCGTCCGCATCATCGACTGA
- the lpxD gene encoding UDP-3-O-(3-hydroxymyristoyl)glucosamine N-acyltransferase, whose translation MKLSDIASALHARLDGADCEITGVAGIEKAAAGQLTFVANPKYAAAAKTTKASAVIVDEAFPALATATLRTKEPYLAFARAIEFFYRPPQYAPGVHPTAVVHPSARIGRDPHIGAYAVVMENVEIGHDAVLLPHVVVYPGARIGNQFFAHAHAVVREHCRLGDGVILQNGAVVGADGFGFAPDLQKHWHKIVQSGPAVLGDAVEVQANACVDRASIGETRVGRGTKIDNLVQVGHGCEVGEDSLLCAQVGLAGSTEIGNHVILAGQVGVAGHCKIGDGAVATAQSGIPNDVEAGKMVSGYPAIENRQWLRCVAVFNRLPELAKAVRARKGSDDE comes from the coding sequence ATGAAATTATCTGACATCGCATCCGCCCTGCATGCACGCCTCGACGGCGCTGACTGCGAGATCACCGGGGTGGCGGGGATTGAAAAGGCCGCTGCCGGGCAACTCACGTTCGTAGCCAATCCCAAGTACGCGGCAGCGGCCAAGACGACGAAAGCCTCGGCAGTGATCGTGGACGAGGCCTTCCCTGCTCTGGCGACCGCGACCCTGCGAACCAAGGAGCCGTACCTGGCGTTCGCCCGCGCCATCGAGTTTTTCTACCGGCCGCCGCAGTACGCCCCGGGGGTGCATCCGACCGCTGTCGTTCATCCATCCGCCAGGATCGGCCGCGACCCCCACATCGGCGCCTACGCGGTGGTGATGGAGAATGTCGAGATCGGCCACGATGCCGTGCTGCTCCCCCATGTGGTGGTCTATCCGGGAGCGCGCATCGGCAATCAGTTCTTCGCCCATGCCCACGCGGTGGTGCGCGAGCATTGCCGGCTGGGGGATGGCGTGATCCTGCAGAACGGTGCGGTGGTCGGAGCTGACGGCTTCGGTTTCGCACCCGACCTGCAGAAGCACTGGCACAAGATCGTGCAATCCGGGCCCGCGGTGCTAGGCGATGCGGTCGAGGTCCAGGCCAATGCCTGCGTGGACCGCGCCTCTATCGGCGAGACGCGCGTCGGGCGCGGCACGAAGATCGACAACCTGGTGCAGGTGGGCCATGGCTGCGAAGTCGGCGAGGACTCGCTCCTTTGCGCCCAGGTGGGGCTGGCGGGCTCGACCGAGATCGGCAATCACGTGATCCTGGCCGGGCAAGTGGGCGTCGCCGGGCACTGCAAGATCGGCGACGGCGCCGTCGCCACGGCGCAGAGCGGGATCCCCAACGACGTTGAGGCCGGTAAGATGGTCAGCGGTTATCCCGCCATCGAGAACCGGCAGTGGTTGCGTTGTGTAGCCGTTTTCAACAGGCTGCCCGAACTAGCCAAGGCGGTTCGAGCGAGAAAGGGTTCCGACGACGAGTGA
- a CDS encoding response regulator produces MAEERSQPVKEQKKPIRVLLLDDREDNLLLRSTILRKQGYEAVTAASIEEAQEQLDAIDIAVLDYHMGRGKFGTDVATSLRQKRPHVPIIILSATLDRAFGGGLADMHLLKGHSSVDDMLAALRSFESKKRGKPVVVDAREFYYSRISMAMGDDIALEVLDRDGNWQYVNEYFARFFDRKRDWFTGKNLFESFPESEGEWRDIIRNVADTRETYIDRSLRGLPHLPKKNPRYVWNVLVFPLKLHDDRDGVVLSARIIEKKPSF; encoded by the coding sequence ATGGCTGAAGAGCGATCACAACCGGTCAAGGAACAGAAAAAGCCCATCCGAGTGCTGCTGCTCGACGACCGCGAGGACAACCTGCTGCTGCGCTCCACCATCCTGCGCAAACAAGGCTACGAAGCGGTGACCGCGGCCTCCATCGAGGAAGCCCAGGAGCAGCTGGACGCGATCGACATCGCGGTCCTCGATTACCACATGGGCCGGGGCAAGTTCGGCACCGACGTGGCCACCTCGCTGCGCCAGAAGCGCCCACACGTGCCGATCATCATCCTGTCGGCCACGCTCGATCGCGCCTTCGGCGGCGGCCTGGCCGATATGCACCTGCTGAAGGGACACAGTTCCGTGGACGACATGCTCGCCGCCCTGCGCTCCTTCGAATCCAAGAAGCGCGGCAAGCCGGTGGTGGTGGATGCCCGCGAGTTCTATTACTCGCGCATCAGCATGGCCATGGGCGACGATATCGCGCTCGAGGTCCTGGACCGCGATGGCAACTGGCAGTACGTCAACGAGTACTTCGCCCGCTTCTTTGACAGGAAGCGCGACTGGTTCACCGGCAAGAACCTGTTCGAGAGTTTCCCCGAGAGCGAGGGGGAGTGGCGCGACATCATCCGCAACGTGGCCGACACCCGCGAGACCTACATCGATCGCTCCCTGCGTGGCCTGCCCCACCTGCCCAAGAAGAATCCGCGCTACGTCTGGAACGTGCTGGTCTTCCCCCTCAAGCTGCACGACGACCGCGACGGCGTGGTGCTGAGCGCCCGCATCATCGAGAAGAAACCGTCGTTCTAA
- a CDS encoding lysophospholipid acyltransferase family protein: protein MFRLLLAIVFWTLLVPLAALICFPWTFLTGSADFLYRVAMWLAWTGVRLTGVNVEVRGRERFDPMLTYIYMCNHTSNLDPPIVVPVIPRRTSVLVKKELFRVPVLGRAMRLGDLVPVDRANRDAAIASVERAGAVMKKGLNMMVFPEGTRSVDGKLLPFKKGPFYLAMETGVPVIPMTIVGSHELWPKGRFGVRKGTVTVVFHEPMDPKQYNDREALMAAVRGKIESALPEQYRS, encoded by the coding sequence GTGTTCCGGCTTCTGCTGGCGATCGTGTTCTGGACGCTGCTCGTGCCGCTCGCCGCCCTCATCTGTTTTCCCTGGACCTTCCTCACCGGCAGCGCCGATTTCCTCTACCGCGTGGCCATGTGGCTGGCCTGGACCGGGGTGCGGCTCACCGGGGTGAACGTCGAGGTGCGTGGCCGGGAGCGCTTCGACCCGATGCTCACCTACATCTATATGTGCAACCACACCTCGAACCTGGACCCGCCTATCGTGGTGCCGGTTATTCCGCGGCGCACGTCGGTACTGGTGAAGAAGGAACTGTTCCGGGTCCCGGTGCTTGGACGGGCGATGCGTTTGGGGGACCTGGTGCCGGTGGACCGCGCCAATCGCGACGCGGCCATCGCCAGCGTCGAACGCGCCGGCGCCGTCATGAAGAAAGGCTTGAACATGATGGTCTTTCCCGAAGGGACGCGCTCCGTGGACGGCAAGCTTCTGCCCTTCAAGAAAGGGCCGTTCTACCTGGCGATGGAGACCGGCGTGCCCGTCATCCCGATGACCATCGTGGGCTCCCATGAGCTCTGGCCCAAGGGACGGTTCGGCGTCAGGAAGGGGACCGTGACCGTGGTTTTCCACGAACCGATGGATCCGAAGCAGTACAACGACCGGGAGGCGCTGATGGCTGCGGTGCGGGGGAAGATCGAAAGCGCGCTGCCCGAGCAATACAGAAGTTAG